In Bradyrhizobium lablabi, one DNA window encodes the following:
- a CDS encoding IS30 family transposase — protein sequence MAHKFHRGFTAAEKTELWDRWKRGESLKAIGRAFGKQSSSIYFLVAPHGGIRPAERRRSRLALTLAEREVISRGVTAHRSARSIAKLLGRSPSTVSREMNRNGGYDRYRAALADENAWARARRPKCCKLASSPRLRRAVAGKLRLDWSPEQIAGWLKRTHPEDECNQVSHETIYRSLFVQTRGVLKKELLSHLRSKRSMRRSKPVDPDGDRRGHIKDIVSIRQRPAAVEDRAVPGHWEGDLLSGPNNSYIATLVERHTRYVMLAKVAGKDTRTVVTALIKQAKKLPKELYKSLTWDRGKELTDHRRFTLATKIDVYFCDPQSPWQRGSNENTNGLLRQYFPKGTDLSVHSQAYLNKVARQLNERPRETLQFETPAERFNACVASTG from the coding sequence ATGGCTCACAAATTTCATAGAGGGTTTACTGCGGCAGAGAAAACGGAGTTATGGGATCGCTGGAAGCGCGGGGAGTCGCTAAAGGCGATCGGACGCGCTTTTGGTAAGCAGTCATCGTCGATCTATTTTTTGGTGGCTCCGCATGGTGGGATTCGTCCTGCCGAGCGGCGTCGCTCCAGGCTGGCATTGACGCTCGCGGAACGCGAGGTGATTTCCAGAGGTGTTACGGCACATCGATCGGCCCGATCGATCGCCAAGTTGCTTGGCCGCTCACCCTCGACGGTGAGCCGGGAAATGAACCGTAATGGCGGCTATGACCGCTACCGAGCGGCACTTGCAGATGAGAATGCCTGGGCGCGAGCTCGTCGTCCAAAATGCTGTAAATTGGCGAGCAGTCCGCGGCTACGGCGAGCTGTCGCGGGGAAGCTCAGATTGGATTGGTCACCCGAGCAGATAGCCGGCTGGCTGAAGAGAACGCATCCTGAAGACGAGTGTAATCAGGTGTCACACGAGACGATCTACCGCAGCTTATTTGTACAAACCCGTGGCGTGCTCAAGAAAGAGCTGCTTAGTCATCTTCGATCGAAGCGCTCGATGCGTCGCTCCAAGCCGGTCGATCCGGATGGCGATAGACGGGGGCATATCAAGGATATCGTCTCAATCCGCCAGCGACCGGCGGCGGTTGAAGATCGAGCGGTGCCTGGCCATTGGGAAGGCGATCTGCTGTCCGGGCCGAACAACAGCTACATCGCGACCTTGGTCGAGCGTCATACGCGCTACGTGATGTTGGCCAAGGTGGCCGGTAAGGACACCCGAACGGTGGTCACCGCGCTCATCAAGCAGGCGAAGAAGCTACCAAAGGAGCTGTATAAGTCCCTGACCTGGGACCGGGGAAAGGAACTTACGGATCATCGCCGCTTTACGTTGGCGACCAAAATCGACGTCTATTTTTGCGATCCGCAAAGCCCGTGGCAGCGCGGGTCGAACGAGAACACCAATGGCCTGCTGAGACAGTACTTTCCGAAGGGCACCGACTTGTCGGTGCACTCACAAGCCTACCTGAACAAAGTGGCTCGTCAGCTAAACGAACGACCACGTGAGACCTTGCAATTTGAAACCCCAGCAGAGAGATTTAACGCCTGTGTTGCGTCGACCGGTTGA
- a CDS encoding prephenate/arogenate dehydrogenase family protein yields MNAAPAFKKIALIGFGLIGGSIARAARQQGLADAIVTTARSAKSRARVKELGIVDDVLETNAEAVKDADLVILCIPVGACGAVAQEIADHLKPGAIVSDVGSVKGAVVRDMAPHLPASAHFVPAHPVAGTENSGPDSGFAELFIDRWCILTPPDGTDPDAVERLRAFWAGLGARVEIMTPDHHDLVLAITSHLPHLIAYTIVGTADELEGVTQSEVLKFSAGGFRDFTRIAASDPIMWRDVFLTNKEAVLEMLGTFNEDLSKLTRAIRRGDGEALFEHFTRTRAIRRGIVEIGQDSAAPDFGRPHAQLGKKAE; encoded by the coding sequence ATGAACGCGGCGCCAGCGTTCAAGAAGATCGCGCTGATCGGCTTCGGCCTGATCGGCGGCTCGATCGCGCGCGCCGCGCGTCAACAGGGATTGGCGGACGCGATCGTCACCACCGCGCGCTCGGCAAAGAGCCGCGCGCGGGTCAAGGAGCTCGGCATCGTCGACGACGTGCTGGAGACCAATGCGGAGGCCGTCAAAGACGCCGATCTCGTGATCCTGTGCATCCCGGTCGGCGCCTGCGGCGCGGTCGCGCAGGAAATCGCCGATCACCTCAAGCCGGGCGCGATCGTCTCCGACGTCGGTTCGGTCAAGGGCGCGGTGGTGCGCGACATGGCGCCGCATCTGCCGGCCAGCGCGCATTTCGTGCCGGCGCATCCCGTCGCCGGCACCGAAAACTCCGGACCCGATTCAGGTTTCGCCGAACTCTTTATCGATCGCTGGTGCATTTTGACTCCACCTGACGGCACCGATCCGGATGCGGTCGAGAGACTGCGCGCGTTCTGGGCCGGGCTTGGCGCCAGGGTCGAGATCATGACGCCCGACCATCATGATCTCGTGCTCGCGATCACCAGCCATCTGCCGCATTTGATCGCCTATACAATCGTAGGCACGGCGGATGAGCTTGAAGGTGTCACGCAATCCGAGGTGCTGAAGTTTTCCGCCGGCGGCTTTCGCGATTTTACCCGCATCGCGGCTTCCGACCCGATCATGTGGCGCGACGTATTCCTCACCAACAAGGAGGCGGTGCTGGAAATGCTCGGCACCTTCAACGAGGACCTCTCGAAGCTGACGCGGGCGATCCGCCGCGGCGACGGCGAGGCGCTGTTCGAGCATTTCACCCGCACCCGCGCGATCCGCCGCGGCATCGTCGAAATCGGCCAGGATTCGGCCGCCCCCGATTTCGGCCGTCCGCACGCGCAATTGGGGAAGAAGGCGGAATAG
- a CDS encoding pyridoxal phosphate-dependent aminotransferase — protein MSRPVPNPGILDIAPYTPGKSPVPEPGRKVFKLSANETPFGPSPKAIAVYKEAASHLEDYPEGTSRVLREAIGRAFGLDPDRIICGAGSDEILNLLAHVYLGHGDEAISTTHGFLVYPIATKANGAANVVAPETNFTADVDAILERVTPRTKLVWLANPNNPTGTYLPFDEVKRLRAGLPPHVLLVLDAAYSDYVSRNDYELGIELVATTDNTVMTHTFSKIHGLAALRIGWMFGPAHIVDAVNRIRGPFNVSTPAMLAAVAAIEDTAHQQMSKAHTEKWRNWLTEEVTKLGLKVTPSVANFVLIHFPLDNGRTSAEADAFLTKRGLVLRALNNYGLPHALRMTIGTEEANRLVLEGLRDFMAHR, from the coding sequence ATGTCCCGTCCCGTGCCGAACCCCGGCATTCTCGATATTGCGCCCTACACGCCCGGCAAGAGCCCGGTGCCGGAGCCGGGCCGCAAGGTGTTCAAGCTGTCGGCCAACGAGACCCCGTTCGGGCCTTCGCCGAAGGCGATTGCCGTCTACAAGGAAGCGGCTTCGCATCTGGAGGACTATCCGGAAGGCACCTCGCGGGTGCTGCGCGAGGCGATCGGCCGCGCCTTCGGCCTCGATCCCGATCGCATCATCTGCGGCGCCGGCTCGGACGAAATCCTCAACCTGCTGGCGCATGTCTATCTCGGCCATGGCGACGAGGCGATCTCCACCACCCACGGTTTTCTGGTGTATCCGATCGCCACCAAGGCGAACGGCGCCGCCAATGTGGTCGCGCCCGAGACCAACTTTACCGCCGATGTCGATGCCATCCTGGAACGGGTCACGCCGCGCACAAAACTCGTGTGGCTTGCCAATCCGAATAACCCGACCGGCACCTATCTGCCGTTCGACGAGGTCAAGCGGTTGCGCGCAGGACTGCCGCCGCATGTGCTGCTGGTGCTCGACGCCGCCTATTCCGATTACGTGTCGCGCAACGACTACGAGCTCGGCATTGAGCTCGTGGCCACCACCGACAACACGGTGATGACCCACACGTTCTCAAAAATCCACGGGCTGGCGGCTCTGCGGATCGGCTGGATGTTCGGCCCGGCCCATATCGTCGATGCGGTGAACCGAATCCGCGGCCCCTTCAACGTCTCGACGCCGGCGATGCTGGCGGCGGTGGCAGCGATCGAGGACACCGCGCATCAGCAGATGTCGAAGGCGCACACCGAGAAATGGCGCAACTGGCTGACCGAAGAAGTGACAAAACTGGGCCTCAAGGTGACGCCCAGCGTGGCGAATTTTGTCCTCATCCATTTCCCGCTCGACAACGGCAGGACTTCGGCTGAGGCCGACGCGTTCCTGACCAAGCGGGGCCTCGTGCTGCGCGCACTGAACAATTACGGATTGCCGCACGCGCTGCGCATGACCATCGGCACCGAGGAAGCCAATCGGCTGGTGCTCGAGGGCTTGCGTGACTTCATGGCGCACCGATGA